The following proteins come from a genomic window of Dethiosulfovibrio salsuginis:
- a CDS encoding helix-hairpin-helix domain-containing protein codes for MSARIWHSILINAGYPTIESLKGQDPEDIYRKDRAFQGCHVDRCVLYVYRLAVSYADNGGDLPEGKGNWCNWKD; via the coding sequence GTGTCGGCAAGAATATGGCACAGCATTCTCATCAACGCCGGGTACCCTACCATCGAATCGTTGAAGGGACAGGATCCAGAGGATATATACCGCAAAGACCGTGCCTTCCAAGGATGCCATGTCGATCGCTGTGTCCTGTACGTCTACCGCTTGGCGGTTTCCTATGCGGACAACGGCGGCGACCTGCCGGAGGGCAAGGGCAACTGGTGTAACTGGAAAGACTGA